The Gimesia sp. genomic sequence AAATTCATTCCTCTTGCGAGCGCGGAGTCATCATAAATTTATGGCACAGGATTTGATTGACGTCTTAATCAGGCAGTGGAAGACAGAACGCCCGGACCTCAATGTTGAACCCATGGGGGTTGTCGGTCGGGTTTTGCGACTGGCAACGCGGCTGGAGCGTCGGGTGAGTGAAACACTGAAGCCGTACGGTCTGACCGTGGGGGGCTTTGATATTCTGGCCACGCTCCGCAGAACGGGAAATCCGCAGGGCCTGACGCCCACGGAACTGATGGAGGCGGTGATGCTCTCCTCGGGAGCGATGACGAACCGGATTGACCGACTGGAGGAACAGGGGCTCGTCGAACGTCGGCCTTCCCCCAATGACCGCCGTTCGCTGCAGGTACTGCTGACTGCAGAGGGGCGCAAAGTGGTCGATGAAGCGGTCGCGGACCGACTGGATGAAGCGGAAGGTGCGTTGTGCGGGCTCAAGGTAGAAGAGCGGGACCAACTGGCGGATCTGTTGCGGGCGATGCTGCAGGGTCTGAATGATTGATAGTCGCTGTTCAGGGAGAACTGATATGCATACGTGTGAAAAACGATTAGGCGAACTGGTCCTGCGAACCGAAAACCGGGAAGCATTGGTTGCCTTTTACCGAGACGTCATTGGACTGGAACTGTTTGCCAACTTTGACGGAGGCACCTTCCTGAAAATCGCGGACGACTTCGACGGGCATCCCCAGCTGCTGGCGATCTTTGATCAGACCTGGGAGTTCAGCGGACCGCAAGAGATCGAAGTGGGTATGGCCCGGGCCCGGACAGGGACGCTGCATCACTTCGCTTTCGCGATGGAACTGGAAGTATTCGAAAGCGAGAAAGCGCGGCTGGAAGCGTTGGAGATTGAGATGATGCTGACGGATCATCGGCAGTTCGGCTGGCACTCGATTTATCTCTATGATCCGGACGGGAACTCGGTGGAACTGGTCTGTTATGATGAAGCGATCCTGGATGCTGCTGCGAACCAGCGTGTGCGGGAGAGTGTCGAGGGGTGAGGGACTTTTT encodes the following:
- a CDS encoding MarR family transcriptional regulator, whose translation is MAQDLIDVLIRQWKTERPDLNVEPMGVVGRVLRLATRLERRVSETLKPYGLTVGGFDILATLRRTGNPQGLTPTELMEAVMLSSGAMTNRIDRLEEQGLVERRPSPNDRRSLQVLLTAEGRKVVDEAVADRLDEAEGALCGLKVEERDQLADLLRAMLQGLND
- a CDS encoding VOC family protein; the encoded protein is MHTCEKRLGELVLRTENREALVAFYRDVIGLELFANFDGGTFLKIADDFDGHPQLLAIFDQTWEFSGPQEIEVGMARARTGTLHHFAFAMELEVFESEKARLEALEIEMMLTDHRQFGWHSIYLYDPDGNSVELVCYDEAILDAAANQRVRESVEG